In Thermosphaera sp., the sequence GATGATGCTAAGGACGTGTTACCCAGAGGACCTAGGATAATCGTAAGTATAGATGGATACGGAATATTCAAGCTTAGATTACCCTGGCGAGACCTTAGAGATGTGGGATGGTGTGCCATCACTGGTTCTGTAAGTGATGTAATAGTGAAAGGCGCGTTCCCCGAGTTCGTGTTATTAGCGCTGGGGCTCCCCCCAGACCTCTCAACCTCCGAATTGAGGGAGTTAAGCGAGGGGATCAAGGACGGTCTCGAACATTACGGCGTTAGGTTGATAGGCGGAGACACAAATGTTTCGGATGATCCATGGATCGCTGTAGCGACAATAGGCTTCACCCCCGCAAAGAAGCCGCCTTCTAGGAACGGCTTGAGGAACGGTGATGTTCTAATAGTTACAGGATTCTACGGTGCAATGGGGCTTGTAGCAGAAAAAGGATTAGAGGAATCCAAGAAGCGTGAATGGGTTGTCGAGGTTACCAGACGCCCCACGGCGTTTAAAAGCCTTGCATCAGTAGTCTCTTCGAACTATAGATGGATAACCGCATCCATGGATGTTAGCGACGGATTAGGATATACTCTCCTATCTCTTGCCAAGGCGAGCGGGGTAAAGATAGCTCTTAACTCGCTCCCACTCTACTATCCTCAACTAAGGGATGAGTGTGGTATGGATGAAGACTGCATTCTCAAACTGGTCATGACTGGTGGAGAAGAATATGGAGCCGTCTTAGGGGTTAAACCCGAGGGCTTATACCATGTGGAGAAGGACCTCAAATACTACCAGATTCCTTATCGAATAGTGGGGAGAGTTGAGTCCGGCGACCCTATTGTTTTATTTAAGGATAAGCCAGTCTCCTTCATGGAATGGGATCAATTCCAAGGGTGGAGGTCTACCGCTTAAATGTTTAAGTGGATTATAGAGAATAAACTTGCACAGGGCCCTATCCCCTCTCCCAGCGAACTTGAAAGCTTGAAAAAGGTTTTCACTACTATTATAATTTTAACAATGCCACATGAAAATCCGCTGGGAGGAAAGTACATAGAACTTATCGAGGGCCACGGATTCAAAACGATTCATATTCCAACTCGGGAATCTTTTCCACCCCAGCTTTTCGAATTAATGAAAACCGTTTTACGCATTGAGGAAGAAATTAATAGTGAAGGAAAAATCCTCGTCAGCTGTAAAGGGGGGTTGGGTAGAAGCGGGACTGTAACCGCTGCTTTCCTAGTTTACAGTGGATTAGAAGTTTATCAAGCGATTAAGGAGGTAAGGCGGAAAATACCGGGTTCGCTAGAAAACAAAGGGCAAGTATCAATGGTAGAGGCCTTCTCCACTCTGGTCAAAATTACCACAGCTAGCTTTCTCAAGAACTACAGCAGTCTAATTGGAAAAATAGAGGATCGTGTCGAAATAGCTCACGCGTCTAAAACAGTGCAGTTCACGCTTGAATTACTAAATAATTTAACCATTAAAGGGATAAATACTCGTGAGGTCGTTCTAGGGTCCCTTACTCATTTTCACAACCAGACATATCGTAGAATGATTATTGAACAACTTGGTTTAAGCATTGATCAAAGTCTACTAGAAAATCCATTGGTAGAGTTCTCGCATGAGTTGGATGGTTTAATGGATGGAAGAGTTGTGATAACACAATACGACAGTCACCCGGGATTAGTGGAAATAACTCTGCTCTGTGATCAAGACTGTGGATCAATAGTCGAGAAGGCAGTCTCGTCCCGCCACTTGCTTGTAGACCTCATAGAAAAAGAAGTCAGGATTAATTGGGGATACTATTTAGACTATGTTTGAGACACTCGTTCCTTAAAAATAAAAAACACTGTCTATAAGGGTTATAGGGGATCTAACTGTACATTCCCGCGTTATTGATATCAGTACTGAACCTGGTAGATCTGCTAGTGAACATCGTAGCTGTAAGAATACTAGGCATGAATATCATAGAAGTCAGCATCCTTAATTTTATTTGGACCCTTGTATTTGTTTTCTTCATAAAAATCGCTAACCAATTAGGAGATAAAGGGGTTGCAAGGCTTCAAATAATTTTGGGCTTCATTGGAATCGCTGCTTGCGAGATTGCTTTCCTGGGGGCTTTATCCTTTAGGAATCGACTTTTC encodes:
- a CDS encoding thiamine-phosphate kinase, with translation MIPQSLRDIGERNVIEEMIKIIGSRIESGEILTYPDDAKDVLPRGPRIIVSIDGYGIFKLRLPWRDLRDVGWCAITGSVSDVIVKGAFPEFVLLALGLPPDLSTSELRELSEGIKDGLEHYGVRLIGGDTNVSDDPWIAVATIGFTPAKKPPSRNGLRNGDVLIVTGFYGAMGLVAEKGLEESKKREWVVEVTRRPTAFKSLASVVSSNYRWITASMDVSDGLGYTLLSLAKASGVKIALNSLPLYYPQLRDECGMDEDCILKLVMTGGEEYGAVLGVKPEGLYHVEKDLKYYQIPYRIVGRVESGDPIVLFKDKPVSFMEWDQFQGWRSTA
- a CDS encoding dual specificity protein phosphatase family protein, yielding MFKWIIENKLAQGPIPSPSELESLKKVFTTIIILTMPHENPLGGKYIELIEGHGFKTIHIPTRESFPPQLFELMKTVLRIEEEINSEGKILVSCKGGLGRSGTVTAAFLVYSGLEVYQAIKEVRRKIPGSLENKGQVSMVEAFSTLVKITTASFLKNYSSLIGKIEDRVEIAHASKTVQFTLELLNNLTIKGINTREVVLGSLTHFHNQTYRRMIIEQLGLSIDQSLLENPLVEFSHELDGLMDGRVVITQYDSHPGLVEITLLCDQDCGSIVEKAVSSRHLLVDLIEKEVRINWGYYLDYV